A genomic stretch from Barnesiella intestinihominis YIT 11860 includes:
- a CDS encoding glycoside hydrolase family 15 protein codes for MNNLNYGVIGNCRTAALISEKGNIEWLCFPDFDSPSIFAALLDRDKGGCFGFEVSNEYRISQSYVPHTNILSTHFSSDEGEFVVLDFMPCYRSYEKEHYLPAEIYRYIRWIKGTPRFKVNYNPAPDYARGKVIHNITDEYIETYCSSENKDRQYLYSSLSLQDIEQKKEITLQQDEFFLLSYNEKVIPIDIEREKLEYCRTLVYWLNWTNRTKKYSLYNDVIERSLLVLKLMSYYNGAVLAALTTSLPETVGDVRNWDYRFCWLRDASMSIETLFQIGHAGAARRFMKFIQSTFVAKHESFQIMYGIRGERQLKEIILDHLDGYKNSKPVRIGNDAYHQRQNDSFGYLMDLIYQYYRLMPGTLDEIEDMWEMVKSILATVEEEWREPDKGIWEIRGESQHFVSSKVMCWVALDRGTKIANMLKKYKYIERWQKEADKIKTDVMTHGWKEKIHSFSQTYENTALDSSLLLMEPYGFIEANDIRYHQTVKAIKKALLHKGLMYRYNSKDDFGLPSSAFTICTFWLVRALFVIGEKEEARCLFDEILKCSNHLGLFSEDLDFDTKEQLGNFPQAYSHLALVNTAILFAEEDKKLSFIRP; via the coding sequence ATGAATAACCTCAACTATGGTGTAATTGGAAACTGCCGGACGGCAGCGCTCATATCGGAAAAAGGGAATATCGAATGGTTGTGTTTCCCCGACTTCGATTCGCCCTCTATCTTCGCGGCACTGCTCGATAGGGACAAAGGCGGTTGTTTCGGATTCGAAGTGTCGAACGAATACCGCATCTCGCAATCTTATGTACCTCATACCAATATACTATCCACCCATTTCTCTTCCGACGAAGGAGAATTTGTCGTGCTCGACTTCATGCCGTGCTACCGTTCCTATGAAAAAGAGCACTATCTGCCCGCAGAAATATATCGTTATATCCGTTGGATAAAAGGGACACCCCGGTTTAAAGTAAATTACAATCCGGCTCCCGATTATGCGCGGGGAAAAGTCATACACAACATTACCGACGAATACATCGAAACTTATTGTTCGTCCGAGAACAAAGACCGACAATACCTATACTCTTCCCTGTCTTTACAAGATATCGAACAAAAAAAGGAAATCACGCTCCAACAAGATGAATTTTTCCTGCTGTCATACAACGAAAAGGTAATTCCGATAGACATCGAACGGGAAAAGCTCGAATATTGCCGCACACTGGTCTATTGGCTCAACTGGACGAACCGGACTAAAAAATACTCGCTCTACAACGACGTTATAGAACGAAGTCTATTAGTATTGAAGTTAATGTCTTATTACAACGGAGCCGTATTGGCGGCACTCACTACGAGCCTGCCCGAAACCGTCGGCGACGTCCGCAACTGGGACTATCGTTTTTGTTGGTTGAGAGATGCATCCATGTCCATCGAGACCCTCTTCCAAATCGGGCATGCAGGAGCGGCTCGCAGATTTATGAAATTCATTCAATCCACCTTCGTCGCCAAGCACGAGTCTTTTCAAATCATGTATGGCATTCGCGGAGAAAGGCAATTAAAAGAAATCATTCTGGACCACCTCGACGGATATAAAAACTCCAAACCGGTGAGAATAGGAAACGATGCCTATCACCAAAGGCAAAACGACTCGTTCGGTTATCTCATGGACTTGATCTACCAATACTATCGACTCATGCCGGGGACGTTAGACGAGATAGAAGACATGTGGGAAATGGTGAAGAGTATTCTCGCCACAGTCGAAGAGGAATGGAGAGAACCAGACAAAGGAATCTGGGAAATCAGGGGGGAAAGCCAGCATTTCGTCTCTTCGAAAGTAATGTGCTGGGTCGCTTTGGATCGGGGAACGAAAATCGCCAATATGCTAAAAAAATACAAATATATCGAACGCTGGCAGAAAGAAGCCGACAAGATAAAAACCGATGTGATGACTCACGGCTGGAAAGAAAAAATCCACAGTTTTTCCCAGACCTACGAAAACACGGCCTTAGATTCCTCCCTGCTCCTCATGGAACCTTACGGCTTCATCGAAGCGAACGACATTCGTTATCACCAAACAGTGAAAGCCATAAAAAAAGCGTTGTTACACAAAGGCTTGATGTACCGGTACAACAGCAAAGACGACTTCGGACTGCCCTCCTCGGCATTCACGATATGCACCTTTTGGCTCGTGAGGGCTCTTTTCGTCATAGGAGAAAAAGAAGAGGCCCGCTGTCTGTTCGACGAAATACTGAAATGCTCCAATCACTTAGGTCTGTTCAGCGAAGATTTGGACTTCGACACCAAAGAACAATTAGGGAATTTCCCCCAAGCCTATTCCCATCTGGCTCTGGTAAACACGGCCATTCTATTTGCAGAAGAAGACAAGAAATTATCGTTCATTCGACCCTAA
- a CDS encoding 4-hydroxy-3-methylbut-2-enyl diphosphate reductase: MARIEIDEHSGFCFGVVTAIRKAEEELDRTGRLYCLGDIVHNSNEVERLKAKGLITIDHEQLKQLHDVKVLLRAHGEPPETYRIAAENNIEIIDATCPVVLQLQRKIKTAYDSNPPGEAQIVIYGKTGHAEVNGLVGQTHGKAVVIEGDKDLDKIDLRKKLLLYSQTTKSVEGFRHIVDEIKQLKPDGQFESFDTICRQVANRIPNIREFARRHDLILFVCGKKSSNGRVLFGECLQVNPQSRLVSDISEIDPTWLEGKESIGICGATSTPRWLMTEVQEYITRLLETTGSTATR, from the coding sequence ATGGCACGCATAGAAATAGACGAACATTCGGGTTTCTGCTTCGGTGTAGTCACGGCTATCCGCAAAGCCGAAGAAGAACTCGACCGCACCGGACGACTCTACTGCCTCGGCGACATCGTACACAACAGCAACGAGGTGGAACGACTCAAAGCCAAAGGGCTCATCACCATAGACCACGAGCAACTCAAACAGTTGCACGACGTGAAAGTATTGCTGCGAGCCCACGGCGAACCTCCCGAAACCTACCGAATCGCCGCCGAGAACAACATCGAAATCATCGATGCCACCTGCCCCGTCGTGTTGCAACTGCAACGTAAAATCAAAACCGCATACGATTCCAACCCTCCCGGCGAGGCGCAAATCGTTATCTACGGCAAAACCGGACACGCCGAAGTCAACGGACTGGTGGGACAGACCCACGGCAAAGCCGTCGTCATCGAGGGGGACAAAGACCTCGACAAGATAGACCTCCGCAAAAAACTGTTGCTCTATTCCCAGACAACCAAGTCGGTAGAAGGCTTCCGCCACATCGTCGACGAGATAAAACAGCTGAAACCCGATGGACAATTCGAATCGTTCGACACCATCTGTCGGCAAGTCGCCAACCGCATTCCCAATATCAGGGAGTTTGCCCGCCGACACGACCTTATCCTGTTCGTTTGCGGGAAAAAGAGTTCCAACGGACGGGTGCTTTTCGGAGAATGCCTGCAAGTCAATCCCCAATCCCGACTCGTTTCCGACATCAGCGAAATAGACCCCACTTGGCTCGAAGGAAAAGAGAGCATAGGTATCTGCGGAGCTACCTCCACCCCCCGCTGGCTCATGACCGAAGTCCAAGAATACATAACCCGGTTATTGGAAACGACCGGCTCTACCGCCACCCGATGA
- a CDS encoding bifunctional alpha,alpha-trehalose-phosphate synthase (UDP-forming)/trehalose-phosphatase translates to MKLYIISNRLPVKVSEKNGTFSFTRSEGGLATGLDSLQTAYEKHWIGWPGICVDNDSDKQAIGEKLEELNFHPVFLSDTQIKNYYEGYSNSTIWPLCHYFFAYTLYKDTFWQAYREVNKRFCETICRLISPEDKVWVQDYQLMLLPGMLREAVPDLCIGYFHHIPFPSYELFRILPERAEILKGLLGADFIAFHTHDYMRHFISAVERVLRMNFKLDEIQLGNRVVRIDALPMGINYDLYHNASTQPEVRQAVDRTRKLFGDHKLILSVDRLDYSKGILHRLRGFAAFLEHHPEYHGKVALAMIIVPSRDHVGSYAQLKTKIDEEIGSINGAYSTMDWTPVYYFYHGFSFEELTAMYHMADIALVTPLRDGMNLVAKEYVAAKSENPGVLILSEMAGAAVELTDALLINPNDTGQIERAICQALEMPVEEQLRRLQNMQKIISTQTVDKWAADFTDEWNDICRKNISFRKKQITANAIGTIKQEYNRAKKRLILLDYDGTLAALKPRPEDAEPTPELIETLQKLCEDSDNHIVINSGRDHFTLEKWLGNLPVSIAAEHGAFYRENGLWHKNINKPVWSAGLLSILKLFVAKTPRSRLEVKETAIAWHYRESDAWLGTLRAQQLANELVSICIQQKLQIIQGDKVIEIKSPDYNKGSEVSRQLKKEYYDFILAIGDDTTDEDMFKALPKNAATIKVGYVSETARYNLPSQEQVLPLLQTLVNISGESSTNDKVRKGLNSALHFFKELLNLK, encoded by the coding sequence ATGAAACTCTACATCATATCAAACAGACTGCCGGTCAAGGTAAGCGAAAAAAACGGAACGTTTTCATTCACCCGAAGCGAAGGCGGACTGGCAACGGGGCTCGATTCTCTTCAAACTGCTTACGAAAAGCATTGGATCGGGTGGCCGGGAATTTGTGTGGATAATGATAGCGACAAACAAGCGATCGGGGAAAAATTGGAAGAACTAAACTTTCACCCCGTATTCCTGTCCGACACCCAGATAAAAAATTATTACGAAGGTTACAGCAACAGTACCATCTGGCCGCTGTGCCACTATTTCTTTGCCTATACATTGTACAAGGACACTTTCTGGCAAGCCTACCGAGAAGTAAACAAGCGATTCTGTGAAACCATCTGCCGGCTGATAAGCCCCGAAGATAAAGTGTGGGTACAGGATTATCAACTGATGTTATTGCCCGGTATGCTTCGAGAAGCCGTTCCCGACTTGTGCATAGGCTATTTTCATCACATACCTTTCCCGTCCTATGAACTCTTCCGCATATTGCCCGAACGAGCCGAGATTCTCAAAGGTCTGTTAGGAGCCGATTTCATAGCTTTTCACACTCACGACTACATGCGGCACTTTATCAGTGCGGTAGAACGCGTGCTGCGCATGAATTTCAAATTGGACGAAATACAGTTAGGCAATCGGGTCGTACGAATAGATGCCCTTCCTATGGGGATTAATTACGACCTGTACCACAATGCTTCTACACAACCGGAAGTCCGTCAAGCGGTCGACCGCACGAGAAAACTGTTCGGAGATCACAAGTTGATTCTCTCCGTGGACCGCCTCGATTACAGTAAAGGAATCCTGCACAGGCTGCGAGGCTTCGCCGCCTTCCTCGAACATCACCCCGAATATCATGGCAAGGTCGCTTTGGCTATGATCATAGTCCCCTCGCGCGACCACGTAGGCAGTTACGCCCAATTAAAGACCAAAATAGACGAAGAAATAGGCTCCATCAACGGGGCGTATTCTACGATGGATTGGACTCCGGTATATTATTTCTATCACGGATTTTCTTTCGAGGAACTGACAGCCATGTACCACATGGCCGACATAGCGCTTGTGACCCCCCTCCGGGACGGAATGAACTTGGTAGCCAAAGAATATGTAGCCGCCAAAAGCGAAAATCCCGGTGTATTGATTCTCAGCGAAATGGCAGGAGCAGCCGTCGAATTGACCGACGCTCTGTTAATCAATCCCAATGACACGGGACAAATCGAACGGGCAATTTGTCAAGCATTGGAAATGCCCGTAGAGGAACAGTTGCGACGGCTGCAAAACATGCAGAAAATCATCTCGACCCAAACCGTCGACAAATGGGCTGCCGACTTTACCGACGAGTGGAACGATATTTGCCGCAAGAACATCTCCTTCCGCAAAAAACAGATTACAGCAAACGCGATAGGCACTATCAAACAAGAGTACAATAGAGCGAAAAAACGGCTCATTCTTTTGGACTACGACGGAACATTGGCGGCTCTCAAACCCCGCCCCGAAGATGCCGAGCCGACACCCGAACTCATAGAAACGCTACAAAAACTTTGTGAAGACTCCGACAACCACATCGTTATCAATAGCGGGCGCGATCATTTCACATTGGAAAAATGGCTGGGGAACCTTCCGGTCTCGATAGCTGCGGAGCACGGAGCATTCTATCGGGAAAACGGGCTATGGCACAAAAACATCAACAAACCGGTATGGAGCGCAGGTTTGTTATCTATCCTCAAACTATTCGTAGCGAAAACACCCCGTTCGCGTCTGGAAGTCAAAGAAACCGCCATCGCATGGCACTATCGGGAAAGCGATGCTTGGCTGGGAACTTTGCGAGCCCAACAATTAGCCAACGAACTTGTTTCTATCTGTATACAACAGAAATTGCAAATCATTCAGGGAGACAAAGTGATCGAAATAAAATCGCCCGATTACAACAAAGGCTCGGAAGTTTCCCGCCAACTCAAAAAAGAATATTACGATTTTATTCTGGCTATCGGCGACGACACCACCGACGAAGATATGTTCAAGGCCCTGCCCAAAAATGCGGCAACCATAAAAGTGGGTTACGTCTCCGAAACCGCCAGATACAACTTGCCATCGCAGGAACAAGTCCTCCCCTTGTTGCAAACATTGGTAAATATTTCGGGCGAGTCATCGACCAACGATAAAGTCCGAAAAGGATTGAACTCCGCATTACATTTCTTTAAAGAACTACTAAACTTAAAATAA
- the cmk gene encoding (d)CMP kinase, giving the protein MLMNKPEPRIIIAVDGFSSCGKSTMAKALARNIGYIYIDSGAMYRAVTLYCLDHGLIDGDTVDTDTLRSLMDDIQIDFRPDSETGMTHTFLNGIDVEREIRSMRVSDKVSPVSVIPFVRTAMVAAQQKMGERKGIVMDGRDIGTTVFPHAELKIFVTASAETRAQRRVDELRAKGVDVDFDEVVANINKRDHIDQTRKESPLRKADDAIELDNSHMTIAEQDAWLMTRYRETVDKLR; this is encoded by the coding sequence ATGCTTATGAATAAACCTGAACCTCGGATAATCATCGCTGTCGACGGCTTCTCGTCGTGTGGGAAAAGTACGATGGCGAAAGCTCTTGCCCGGAACATAGGCTACATTTATATCGACAGTGGCGCAATGTACCGCGCCGTCACCCTCTACTGCCTCGACCACGGTCTCATCGACGGCGACACGGTCGATACCGATACGCTGAGGTCCCTCATGGACGACATTCAAATCGATTTCCGCCCCGATTCCGAAACGGGTATGACACACACATTTCTAAACGGAATCGACGTAGAGCGTGAAATTCGCTCCATGCGAGTATCCGATAAGGTAAGCCCCGTTAGTGTCATACCTTTCGTGCGCACGGCTATGGTTGCCGCACAGCAAAAAATGGGCGAACGGAAAGGTATCGTCATGGACGGGCGCGATATAGGCACGACCGTATTCCCCCATGCTGAACTGAAAATATTCGTCACGGCCTCAGCGGAGACTCGGGCACAACGACGTGTCGACGAACTGAGGGCGAAAGGTGTCGATGTCGATTTCGACGAAGTGGTCGCCAACATCAACAAACGCGACCACATTGACCAGACCCGTAAAGAAAGCCCTTTGCGCAAAGCCGACGATGCCATAGAGCTCGACAATTCCCACATGACAATCGCCGAGCAGGACGCATGGCTCATGACCCGGTACAGAGAAACCGTCGATAAACTTCGATAA
- a CDS encoding polyprenyl synthetase family protein has protein sequence MEKLQRYFDAIEAELSKIEYAAEPDGLYAPVRYELSLGGKRVRPLLTLLACEMFAGDYRRALNAAVGLEVFHNFTLLHDDVMDKADVRRGKPTVHKVWDENTAILSGDAMEIIAFRYIARTEAPHTGAVVELFLKTALEICEGQQYDMEFERRDDVTEAEYIEMIRLKTAVLLGGALKIGAIIGGASETDADCVYRFGESLGLAFQLQDDWLDVYGDPARFGKKIGGDILNNKKTYMLINARQRVEGKDAEELSRWLGAAEYDPSEKIAAVTALYDRVGAGDLCLRQVDEYSRRAIEALRQIGVDEAAKQPLYDLANSLIKRDH, from the coding sequence ATGGAAAAACTGCAAAGATATTTCGATGCGATAGAAGCTGAACTTTCGAAGATAGAATATGCCGCCGAACCCGATGGATTGTATGCTCCCGTGCGTTATGAGTTGTCGTTAGGCGGTAAGCGCGTGAGGCCGTTGTTGACGCTGCTTGCCTGCGAGATGTTTGCGGGCGATTATCGTCGGGCATTGAATGCGGCGGTGGGGTTGGAAGTGTTTCACAACTTTACGCTGTTGCATGACGATGTGATGGACAAAGCCGACGTGCGCCGTGGTAAACCTACGGTGCATAAGGTGTGGGACGAGAATACGGCCATACTTTCGGGCGATGCCATGGAGATCATCGCTTTCCGTTATATCGCCCGCACGGAAGCTCCGCACACGGGGGCTGTCGTCGAGTTGTTCCTGAAAACGGCTCTTGAAATTTGCGAGGGTCAGCAATACGATATGGAATTCGAGCGTCGGGACGATGTGACCGAAGCGGAATATATCGAGATGATTCGCTTGAAAACAGCCGTGCTGTTGGGAGGAGCGTTGAAGATAGGGGCGATTATAGGCGGAGCGAGCGAGACGGATGCGGATTGTGTCTACCGTTTCGGCGAGTCTTTGGGACTGGCGTTCCAGTTGCAGGACGATTGGTTGGACGTGTATGGCGACCCTGCCCGTTTCGGGAAAAAGATAGGAGGCGATATTCTGAATAACAAGAAAACGTATATGCTCATCAATGCCCGGCAACGGGTCGAAGGGAAAGATGCCGAGGAGTTGTCCCGCTGGTTGGGCGCGGCCGAATACGATCCTTCCGAGAAGATAGCTGCTGTGACGGCGTTGTACGACCGTGTCGGTGCGGGCGATTTGTGTCTGCGGCAGGTCGACGAATACAGTCGTCGGGCGATAGAGGCTTTGCGGCAAATCGGAGTGGACGAAGCGGCGAAGCAGCCTTTATACGATTTGGCGAATTCATTGATAAAACGAGATCACTAA
- the porQ gene encoding type IX secretion system protein PorQ: MTHTFRYITVLLATVTTCFAGRGQEGKSSFDFLNIPTSTHAYTLGGTNISVIDEDINLVNQNPALMGPESDLQLGLNYMKYVGGINLAGATFGKAAGERGAWAAGIQYYGYGKMKSADETGVITGEFSPKDIVFNGIYAHDITTTLRGGVNAKVIYSSYEQYTSWALAVDLGLNYYNADNDLSLSLVARNLGGQIKRYNDTFERMPFDLQIGYTQSLEHAPIRVSVTARNLTRWKLPYPTIESSSYTGSDEIVEKSGFVDNLFRHLIFGVEFLPTDRIYIGVGYNYKTRTDMRTAHRNFLSGFSIGGGIKVRMFGIGVALAQQHTGATTLMVNLSTNLFEFKK; the protein is encoded by the coding sequence ATGACACATACGTTTCGATATATAACGGTTCTTCTGGCGACTGTCACTACATGCTTCGCCGGGAGGGGACAAGAGGGGAAAAGCTCGTTCGACTTTCTCAATATCCCCACCTCTACCCACGCCTATACGTTGGGAGGAACCAATATATCCGTCATCGACGAAGATATAAACCTCGTCAATCAAAACCCGGCTCTGATGGGACCCGAATCGGATTTGCAACTCGGGCTGAACTACATGAAATACGTCGGGGGAATCAATCTGGCAGGAGCCACTTTCGGAAAGGCGGCCGGAGAACGGGGAGCATGGGCGGCCGGCATACAATACTACGGGTACGGCAAAATGAAAAGTGCCGACGAAACCGGCGTGATCACCGGTGAATTTTCACCCAAAGACATCGTCTTCAACGGTATCTATGCCCACGACATCACCACGACCTTGCGGGGCGGAGTCAATGCCAAAGTCATCTACTCCTCCTACGAACAATACACCTCTTGGGCGCTTGCCGTCGATCTCGGCCTCAACTATTACAACGCCGACAACGACCTCTCGCTCTCGCTGGTAGCACGCAATCTGGGTGGACAAATCAAACGTTACAACGACACTTTCGAACGCATGCCGTTCGATTTGCAGATAGGCTATACGCAAAGCCTCGAACATGCGCCCATACGGGTGTCGGTCACCGCTCGTAACCTCACAAGGTGGAAACTTCCCTATCCCACCATCGAAAGCAGCTCTTACACCGGGAGCGACGAAATCGTCGAAAAAAGCGGATTCGTGGACAACCTTTTCCGCCACCTCATTTTCGGCGTGGAGTTCCTTCCCACCGACCGCATTTACATAGGAGTGGGGTACAACTACAAAACCCGCACCGACATGCGCACCGCTCACCGTAACTTTCTCTCCGGATTCAGCATAGGCGGCGGAATCAAAGTCCGCATGTTCGGCATAGGTGTCGCCCTCGCACAACAACACACGGGAGCGACCACGCTCATGGTCAACCTCTCGACCAATCTTTTCGAATTCAAAAAATAA
- the pfkA gene encoding 6-phosphofructokinase, producing MSQIKCVGILTSGGDAPGMNAAIRAVTRAAIYNGFEVKGIYRGYKGLITGEITPFKTQNVSNIIQLGGTILKTARCQEFKTPEGRKVAYDTLVKEGIDALVVIGGDGTLTGARIFATEYNYPIVGLPGTIDNDLYGTDTTIGYDTALNTIMDAVDKIRDTATSHERLFFIEVMGRDAGFLALNGAIATGAEAAIIPEISTEVDQLEELIKNGFRKSKNSSIVLVAESPITGGAMHLAERVQKEYPQYDVRVTILGHIQRGGSPTAHDRILASRMGSAAIDALLEDQRNVMIGIRNNEIEYIPFNKAIKNDKPIDRELLNTLRKLSI from the coding sequence ATGTCGCAAATTAAATGTGTAGGTATTTTAACTTCCGGTGGCGATGCTCCCGGAATGAATGCGGCCATTCGCGCGGTAACTCGTGCAGCCATCTACAACGGATTCGAGGTAAAAGGTATTTATCGAGGTTATAAAGGTTTGATTACGGGAGAAATAACCCCTTTCAAAACGCAAAATGTAAGTAACATCATACAGTTGGGAGGTACGATATTGAAGACAGCCCGCTGTCAGGAATTCAAAACGCCCGAAGGACGAAAAGTCGCTTACGACACACTCGTCAAAGAAGGCATAGATGCCCTTGTCGTAATCGGAGGAGACGGAACATTGACCGGTGCGCGCATTTTCGCCACCGAATACAACTATCCCATCGTAGGATTGCCGGGAACGATAGACAACGATCTCTATGGAACCGACACCACGATCGGATACGATACGGCACTGAACACCATTATGGATGCCGTCGATAAAATACGCGATACCGCAACGTCCCACGAAAGACTTTTCTTTATCGAAGTCATGGGTCGCGATGCCGGATTCCTCGCTTTGAACGGAGCCATCGCTACGGGAGCCGAAGCAGCTATTATTCCGGAGATTTCGACCGAAGTGGACCAACTCGAAGAACTCATCAAGAACGGATTCCGCAAATCGAAAAACAGCAGTATCGTGTTGGTAGCCGAAAGCCCCATCACCGGTGGAGCCATGCACTTGGCAGAACGGGTACAGAAAGAGTACCCGCAATACGATGTCCGCGTAACTATTCTGGGACACATTCAACGGGGAGGTTCACCCACGGCGCACGACCGCATTCTGGCCAGCCGCATGGGTTCGGCCGCCATCGATGCCCTGCTCGAAGATCAACGTAATGTCATGATCGGTATCCGCAACAACGAAATAGAATATATTCCTTTCAATAAAGCTATCAAAAACGACAAACCCATAGATCGCGAATTGCTCAACACGTTGAGAAAACTCTCGATCTAA
- a CDS encoding TatD family hydrolase, which yields MIDTHTHIYLEEFDEDRVEVVRRAREAGVERVILPNVDFDTVQAMHATNDLFPGYCRMAMGLHPTSVEDDYRERLGQVRELLFSGEYCAVGEIGLDLYWDKTYAEEQKEAFVMQTGWAAESGLPVIIHCREAFDEILALLQSGRVPAFRGVFHSFTGSAEQVRLLRGTGDYYFGINGIVTFKNAHLEDMVREVGIGRILLETDAPYLAPVPYRGKRNEPSYLPYMAKRIAEILDITTAEVEEATTANAVRLFGEG from the coding sequence ATGATTGATACTCACACGCATATTTATCTGGAAGAGTTTGACGAAGACCGTGTCGAGGTGGTGCGCCGCGCCCGTGAAGCGGGAGTCGAACGAGTGATATTGCCCAATGTCGATTTCGACACGGTGCAAGCCATGCATGCCACGAACGATTTGTTTCCCGGTTATTGCCGTATGGCTATGGGGCTACACCCCACGTCGGTGGAGGACGATTATCGGGAGCGGCTTGGACAGGTGAGAGAGCTGCTTTTCTCCGGGGAGTATTGCGCCGTGGGCGAGATAGGGCTCGATTTGTATTGGGACAAGACCTATGCCGAGGAGCAGAAAGAGGCTTTTGTGATGCAAACGGGGTGGGCGGCAGAGTCGGGTTTGCCGGTGATTATTCATTGCCGGGAGGCATTCGACGAAATATTGGCTCTGTTGCAGTCGGGCAGAGTGCCGGCATTCCGAGGGGTGTTCCACAGTTTCACGGGGTCGGCCGAACAGGTGCGTCTGCTGAGGGGAACCGGTGACTATTATTTCGGGATAAACGGCATCGTTACTTTCAAGAACGCTCATCTTGAAGATATGGTACGAGAAGTGGGCATCGGGCGTATATTGCTCGAAACCGATGCCCCGTATTTGGCTCCCGTGCCTTATCGAGGCAAACGGAACGAACCTTCGTATTTGCCTTATATGGCGAAGCGAATAGCCGAAATTCTGGATATTACGACTGCCGAGGTGGAGGAGGCTACCACGGCCAATGCTGTGCGATTGTTCGGAGAAGGGTGA